One window from the genome of Acidobacteriota bacterium encodes:
- the trmD gene encoding tRNA (guanosine(37)-N1)-methyltransferase TrmD, whose product MRIDVITILPEIFREFLEASLIGRAREAGLLEVRLHDLRDYTDDPHRSVDDEPYGGGGGMVMTAPPWLKAVRAVAGGDSGARRILLSPQGERLDDAKAQSLAGEKRLVLLCGRYEAVDERVRTLVVDSELSVGDYVLSGGEVPAMVVIEAVSRQIPGVVGRHSSVVNESFRSGLLDYPHYTRPAVVEGIEVPEVLRSGDHRRIDRWRREQALEATRRKRPDLLGGQAAAPVVAPGRPNRR is encoded by the coding sequence ATGCGGATCGACGTCATAACGATCCTGCCGGAGATCTTTCGGGAGTTCCTGGAGGCGAGCCTGATCGGTCGGGCTCGGGAGGCGGGCCTGCTCGAGGTGCGCCTGCACGACCTGCGCGACTACACCGACGATCCCCACCGAAGCGTCGATGACGAGCCCTACGGCGGCGGCGGCGGGATGGTGATGACGGCGCCGCCCTGGCTCAAGGCGGTGCGGGCGGTTGCCGGGGGTGATTCCGGCGCCCGCCGCATCCTGCTTTCGCCACAGGGAGAGCGCCTGGACGATGCGAAGGCCCAGAGTCTGGCCGGCGAGAAACGGCTGGTGCTCCTGTGCGGCCGCTACGAGGCGGTCGACGAGCGGGTGCGGACGCTGGTCGTCGACTCGGAACTGTCGGTCGGCGACTATGTGCTGTCGGGAGGGGAGGTGCCGGCGATGGTCGTCATCGAGGCGGTGTCGCGCCAGATCCCCGGCGTCGTTGGGCGGCATTCGTCGGTGGTGAACGAGAGCTTCCGCTCCGGCCTCCTCGACTATCCGCACTACACCCGCCCGGCGGTGGTGGAGGGCATCGAGGTGCCGGAGGTGCTGCGATCGGGCGACCACCGGCGCATCGACCGATGGCGGCGCGAGCAGGCGCTCGAGGCGACGCGGCGGAAGCGGCCGGACCTCCTGGGTGGGCAGGCCGCCGCGCCGGTGGTTGCGCCCGGGAGGCCGAACAGGCGATAA
- a CDS encoding MMPL family transporter, whose translation MIERALAAVAAFARRRYRAVFVVAALLVVLCVLSATTLQFDTEVLNLLPDDDPVVTTFRSTIDDFGSLDYLLVLVRLPEGQPLDPYLSFVDELGSSMEELEEIDYVEYDLGELLELFELFSAHAFVYLDEEGREEVARRLTDDGLRLQIAELRRSLSSPQALVLRDLMLLDPLDIHEVLVDQFSLARGGVNVDWTSGYFLSTDQSRALLIARPAQPAQEVEFGRRLLAAIDESTADLLSRWPEIAGEEGDGEPLPPPEVALGGTYVTAVSDAGTIVTGLASNMATSLAGVLLLFALAFRRVGLIVYAFVPLAFGLVLAFGFAGTVLGELNALTSGFAALLVGLGIDFVIVSYGRYVEERRRGAGLGAALVAMSGSSGRAVWTGAITTAATFYAFMVTDFVGLRQMGLLTGTGILFCMVSVLVLLPAMLAWREDHRRTGGRMPRLVLHGLGARRLVRWSFERPVFVICACAAVTAATGALAPRLEFEDAIRELRPEGNPGIQVEEEVAAYFGSGLRYTMIVLSAATEEDALELSIRAEEGAQELVDRGILARTDGIGSLIPSPANQAAGHDWLDRHRELLDRERLHELFERYATEEGLRAAPFRRGIDLLADAGANREPVTAASLRRSPVVERRLDRYLSGDEGETKLVVYLYPPPGEGRRSAPPGAVELAERLGPQAEVTGVNVVGERLRNAIRVDAVTASIIGLVLVALLLFLDYRWLASTLLSLLPLCVGVVWMLGIMVLIGEDMNFFNIFVVTMIIGIGVDYGVHMVHRWREVGFGPEALQGERLVESLGETGKAIVLAAVSTSVGFGSLALSHYPGLRSMGYVAILGAAATALVSITLLPALVSLARRRAARLS comes from the coding sequence TTGATCGAGCGCGCCCTGGCCGCGGTGGCCGCCTTCGCCCGGCGGCGGTATCGAGCGGTGTTCGTCGTCGCGGCGCTGCTGGTCGTGCTCTGCGTCTTGTCCGCGACGACGCTCCAGTTCGACACCGAGGTCCTGAACCTGCTGCCGGACGACGATCCGGTGGTGACGACCTTCCGGTCGACGATCGATGACTTCGGCAGCCTCGACTACCTGCTGGTCTTGGTCCGCCTGCCGGAGGGTCAGCCGCTCGACCCCTACCTGTCCTTCGTCGACGAGCTCGGATCGTCGATGGAAGAGCTCGAGGAGATCGACTACGTCGAGTACGACCTCGGCGAGTTGCTGGAGTTGTTCGAACTCTTCTCTGCCCATGCCTTCGTTTACCTCGACGAGGAGGGCCGGGAGGAAGTGGCGCGCCGGTTGACGGACGACGGCCTCAGGCTCCAGATCGCCGAGTTGCGCCGGAGCCTCTCTTCCCCTCAGGCGCTGGTGCTGCGGGACCTGATGCTGCTCGACCCGCTGGACATCCATGAGGTCCTGGTGGATCAGTTCTCACTCGCTCGCGGCGGCGTCAACGTCGACTGGACCTCGGGCTACTTTCTCTCGACCGACCAGTCGCGGGCGCTCCTGATCGCCCGCCCCGCGCAGCCGGCCCAGGAGGTCGAGTTCGGCCGGCGGTTGCTGGCGGCGATCGACGAGTCGACGGCCGACCTTCTGTCCCGCTGGCCGGAGATCGCCGGCGAGGAGGGGGACGGCGAACCGCTGCCTCCGCCGGAGGTGGCTCTCGGCGGCACCTACGTGACCGCCGTCTCGGACGCGGGCACGATCGTCACCGGGCTGGCGTCGAACATGGCGACCTCCCTGGCCGGCGTGCTCCTTCTGTTCGCCCTGGCGTTCCGGCGTGTGGGGCTGATCGTCTATGCCTTCGTGCCGCTCGCCTTCGGGCTGGTGCTTGCCTTCGGTTTCGCCGGCACCGTGCTCGGCGAGCTGAACGCGCTGACCAGCGGTTTCGCGGCCCTGCTGGTCGGTCTGGGGATCGACTTCGTCATCGTTTCCTACGGACGCTACGTCGAGGAGCGGCGCCGCGGGGCAGGCCTGGGAGCAGCCCTGGTGGCGATGAGCGGTTCGTCGGGCCGAGCGGTCTGGACCGGGGCGATCACGACGGCGGCGACCTTCTACGCCTTCATGGTGACCGACTTCGTGGGCCTGCGGCAGATGGGGCTCCTGACCGGCACCGGCATCCTCTTCTGCATGGTCTCGGTGCTCGTGCTGCTGCCGGCGATGCTGGCATGGCGAGAGGATCATCGCCGGACCGGCGGACGGATGCCGAGACTCGTTCTGCACGGTCTCGGCGCTCGCCGTCTGGTCCGCTGGAGCTTCGAGCGGCCGGTCTTCGTGATCTGCGCCTGCGCGGCGGTCACCGCGGCCACCGGCGCCCTTGCCCCGCGTCTCGAGTTCGAGGACGCGATCAGGGAGCTTCGACCGGAGGGGAATCCGGGCATCCAGGTCGAGGAGGAAGTGGCCGCCTACTTCGGGTCCGGACTGCGCTACACGATGATCGTTCTCTCGGCTGCGACGGAGGAGGACGCCCTCGAGCTTTCCATCCGCGCCGAGGAGGGAGCCCAGGAACTGGTGGACCGCGGGATCCTGGCCCGGACGGACGGGATCGGCAGCCTGATTCCCTCGCCGGCCAACCAGGCGGCGGGGCACGACTGGCTGGATCGTCACCGCGAACTGCTCGACAGGGAGCGTCTGCACGAGCTGTTCGAGCGCTATGCCACGGAAGAGGGACTGCGCGCGGCGCCCTTCCGCCGCGGGATCGATCTGCTGGCGGACGCCGGGGCCAATCGCGAGCCGGTGACCGCGGCCTCGCTCCGCCGCTCGCCGGTCGTCGAACGGAGACTGGACCGGTACCTGAGCGGGGACGAGGGCGAAACCAAGTTGGTCGTCTACCTTTACCCGCCGCCCGGCGAGGGTCGCCGCAGCGCGCCCCCCGGGGCGGTCGAACTGGCCGAACGACTGGGTCCGCAGGCGGAGGTCACGGGCGTGAACGTCGTCGGCGAACGGCTCCGGAACGCGATTCGCGTCGATGCAGTGACGGCCTCGATCATCGGTCTCGTTCTCGTCGCGCTGCTTCTGTTCCTGGACTACCGCTGGCTGGCGAGCACCCTGCTGTCCCTGCTGCCGCTGTGCGTCGGGGTCGTCTGGATGCTCGGGATCATGGTGTTGATCGGAGAGGACATGAACTTCTTCAACATCTTCGTCGTCACGATGATCATCGGCATCGGCGTCGACTACGGGGTGCACATGGTCCATCGCTGGCGCGAGGTCGGCTTCGGCCCCGAGGCGCTTCAGGGTGAACGCCTGGTCGAGTCCCTGGGCGAGACCGGCAAGGCGATCGTGCTCGCCGCCGTCTCGACCAGCGTCGGCTTCGGATCGCTCGCCCTGTCGCACTATCCGGGCCTGCGCTCGATGGGCTACGTCGCCATCCTCGGCGCCGCGGCGACGGCCCTGGTCTCGATCACCCTGCTGCCGGCGCTGGTTTCGCTCGCTCGCCGGCGCGCGGCGAGACTCTCCTGA
- the alaS gene encoding alanine--tRNA ligase, giving the protein MLSRDIRRSFIDFYAGRGHAEVASSPLVPRDDPTLLFTNAGMVQFKNYFLGLEQPDSPRAVTSQKCLRVSGKHNDLENVGPSPRHHTFFEMLGNFSFGDYFKEEAIASAWELVTGPWGLKPEHLFATVFEQDDEAEDLWLRISGLPPERVLRCGEKDNFWAMGDTGPCGPCSEIFVDTAPDLPEVGWDEGEGSGRYLEIWNLVFMQFERHEDGRSEPLPDPSIDTGAGLERVAAVLQGVDSNYDTDLFGSILDAVAGAAGSEYGRDPDSDVSMRVVADHLRAVGFLLADGVLPSNEGRGYVLRRLLRRASRHGMKLGFEEPFMASLLPSLEEAFAGHYAELEKAREPSSATITAEENRFLETVAVGAGKVQQAIEEARAEGRSVLDGEATFRLYDTFGLPIETVREIAEEEQFRIDEAGFEAALAEQRERSRRVTAAVMPARFEFSGLGPRVESPFVGYSDLETEARTVAIASGDGEPARQVTAEGFVVFDRTPFYAEAGGQVGDVGLVEWNGGKARVLDTFRDGGRIVHRIEVVDGELEEDARVELEVDRERRESAQRHHTATHLLHAALRQHLGAGVRQAGSLVHPDRLRFDFTHGAPVTEEQHQAIEDTVNEWVRRAVPLTIGERSYDEAVAAGAMALFGEKYGDRVRTVEVPGFSLELCGGCHVLNTGEIGAVTLVGERGVAAGVRRIEALAGDRADRLHRSQAHLLGALEAELGASGDEAAAEVRALKERLRAAEKELSQLRLGLLAGDGKAERGQSGDGEARSIGGVDVVLREVPASNVGELRSLADVLRSRLGSGVVVLGARDEGKVKLVASVTRDLQDRVDAAAVARAMGSAISGSGGGRRDFAQAGGRAENLLPAFAAAERYLEESLS; this is encoded by the coding sequence ATGTTGAGTCGGGATATCAGGCGCAGCTTCATCGACTTCTACGCCGGCCGCGGGCACGCGGAGGTGGCGAGTTCGCCGCTGGTCCCGCGTGACGACCCGACCCTGCTGTTCACGAACGCCGGCATGGTCCAGTTCAAGAACTACTTCCTCGGGCTGGAGCAGCCGGATTCGCCCCGCGCGGTGACCTCCCAGAAGTGTCTTCGGGTGTCGGGAAAGCACAACGACCTGGAGAACGTCGGGCCGAGTCCCCGCCATCACACGTTCTTCGAGATGCTGGGGAACTTCTCCTTCGGCGACTACTTCAAGGAAGAGGCGATCGCTTCGGCCTGGGAACTGGTGACCGGGCCCTGGGGCCTCAAGCCGGAGCACCTCTTCGCCACGGTGTTCGAGCAGGACGACGAGGCCGAGGACCTGTGGTTGCGGATCTCCGGCCTGCCGCCCGAGCGGGTGCTGCGCTGCGGTGAGAAGGACAACTTCTGGGCCATGGGCGACACCGGCCCCTGCGGCCCGTGCAGCGAGATCTTCGTCGACACGGCGCCGGACCTTCCCGAGGTGGGCTGGGACGAGGGAGAGGGTTCGGGGCGCTATCTCGAGATCTGGAACCTGGTCTTCATGCAGTTCGAGCGCCACGAAGATGGCCGGAGCGAGCCGCTACCCGACCCCTCGATCGACACCGGCGCCGGCCTGGAGCGGGTGGCGGCGGTACTCCAGGGGGTGGACTCCAACTACGACACGGACCTGTTCGGCTCGATCCTGGATGCTGTGGCCGGAGCGGCGGGGAGCGAGTACGGCCGCGATCCGGACTCGGACGTGTCGATGCGGGTAGTCGCCGACCACCTGCGTGCGGTCGGCTTCCTTCTCGCCGACGGGGTGCTGCCGAGCAACGAGGGCCGCGGCTACGTGTTGCGGCGCCTCCTCCGCCGGGCCTCTCGCCACGGCATGAAGCTCGGCTTCGAGGAGCCGTTCATGGCGTCGCTGCTGCCGTCGCTCGAAGAGGCCTTCGCCGGTCACTACGCGGAGCTCGAGAAGGCCCGCGAGCCGTCGTCGGCGACGATCACGGCCGAGGAGAACCGGTTCCTGGAGACGGTCGCGGTCGGGGCCGGCAAGGTCCAGCAGGCGATCGAGGAGGCGCGGGCCGAGGGCCGTTCCGTGCTCGACGGCGAGGCGACGTTCCGTCTCTACGACACGTTCGGCCTGCCGATCGAGACGGTGCGGGAGATCGCCGAGGAGGAGCAGTTCAGGATCGACGAGGCCGGCTTCGAGGCGGCGCTTGCCGAGCAGCGGGAGCGGTCGCGGCGGGTGACGGCGGCCGTCATGCCGGCCCGGTTCGAGTTCTCGGGTCTGGGTCCGCGCGTCGAGTCCCCGTTCGTCGGGTACAGCGATCTGGAAACGGAGGCGCGAACCGTTGCCATCGCGTCCGGCGACGGCGAACCGGCCCGTCAGGTGACCGCCGAGGGCTTCGTCGTGTTCGACCGCACCCCGTTCTACGCGGAGGCCGGAGGACAGGTCGGAGACGTGGGTCTGGTGGAGTGGAACGGCGGCAAGGCGCGGGTTCTCGATACCTTCCGCGACGGCGGCCGCATCGTGCATCGAATCGAGGTCGTCGATGGTGAACTCGAGGAGGACGCACGGGTCGAGCTCGAGGTCGACCGCGAACGCAGGGAGTCGGCCCAGCGCCACCACACCGCGACCCACCTCCTGCATGCCGCTCTGCGCCAGCATCTGGGCGCGGGAGTGCGCCAGGCTGGCTCCCTGGTCCATCCGGACCGGCTGCGCTTCGACTTCACCCACGGCGCTCCGGTGACGGAAGAGCAGCACCAGGCGATCGAGGACACGGTGAACGAGTGGGTGCGGCGCGCGGTGCCGCTTACGATCGGCGAGCGCTCCTACGACGAGGCGGTGGCAGCCGGAGCGATGGCACTGTTCGGCGAGAAGTACGGTGACCGGGTCCGGACGGTCGAGGTCCCCGGGTTCAGTCTCGAACTCTGCGGTGGCTGTCACGTTCTAAACACGGGCGAGATCGGCGCGGTGACTCTGGTCGGGGAGCGCGGCGTGGCCGCGGGGGTGCGCCGCATCGAGGCGCTCGCGGGCGACCGCGCCGACCGCCTGCACCGGAGCCAGGCCCACCTGCTGGGCGCGCTGGAGGCGGAACTCGGCGCGTCGGGAGACGAGGCCGCGGCGGAGGTGCGGGCGCTCAAGGAGCGCTTGCGGGCCGCGGAGAAGGAGCTCTCCCAGCTCCGCCTCGGGCTACTGGCCGGCGACGGCAAGGCGGAGCGGGGACAATCCGGTGACGGCGAAGCCCGCTCGATCGGGGGCGTCGACGTCGTCCTGCGCGAAGTGCCCGCCTCGAACGTCGGTGAACTGCGCAGTCTGGCCGACGTGCTCCGGAGTCGACTCGGCTCGGGGGTCGTCGTGCTGGGCGCGCGGGACGAGGGCAAGGTGAAGCTCGTCGCCTCGGTGACCAGGGACCTCCAGGATCGGGTCGACGCCGCGGCGGTCGCCCGCGCGATGGGTTCCGCGATCTCGGGCAGCGGCGGCGGCCGCCGTGACTTCGCCCAGGCGGGGGGCCGGGCCGAGAACCTGCTGCCGGCCTTCGCGGCCGCCGAGCGGTACCTCGAAGAGAGCTTGAGCTAA
- a CDS encoding RsmE family RNA methyltransferase → MIHLLVAGDDLDRDAVEIEGDDYRHLFRARRLKVGDRVRLVDGRGGARWSVVGGVEAERARLDLEGPAPTFEPARRLTLLVSVVRPERAVWLVEKATELGVRKLQWFVSERTSRAFTARALDRQRRVAKSALEQSGGAWLPRIGAPVPLEEAGDLAGATVLHPSAGTARSAVSAARTLVIGPEGGFSEAEIAWFTDRGATLAGLGPRVLRTETAAVAAVAVALCGS, encoded by the coding sequence ATGATCCACCTGCTGGTCGCCGGCGACGATCTCGACCGCGACGCGGTCGAGATCGAGGGGGACGACTACCGGCACCTGTTCCGGGCGCGTCGCCTCAAGGTGGGTGACCGGGTGCGGCTCGTCGACGGTCGGGGTGGCGCCCGCTGGTCGGTCGTCGGCGGTGTGGAGGCCGAACGGGCACGGCTGGACCTCGAGGGACCGGCCCCGACCTTCGAGCCGGCCCGGCGCCTGACGCTGCTCGTCTCGGTGGTGCGTCCCGAGCGGGCGGTGTGGCTGGTGGAGAAGGCGACCGAACTCGGAGTGAGAAAGCTGCAGTGGTTCGTCTCGGAGCGCACGAGCCGCGCCTTCACAGCGCGCGCTCTCGACCGGCAGAGGCGGGTCGCCAAGTCCGCGCTGGAACAGAGCGGAGGCGCCTGGCTGCCGCGGATCGGCGCGCCGGTCCCGCTGGAGGAAGCCGGTGACCTTGCGGGAGCGACCGTGCTCCATCCGAGCGCCGGGACAGCACGTTCAGCGGTCAGCGCTGCCCGGACCCTCGTGATCGGCCCGGAAGGGGGCTTCAGCGAAGCGGAGATCGCGTGGTTCACTGACCGGGGAGCGACTCTGGCCGGGCTTGGCCCGCGCGTCCTGCGGACCGAGACCGCGGCGGTCGCCGCGGTCGCCGTGGCTCTCTGCGGGTCGTGA
- the rimM gene encoding ribosome maturation factor RimM (Essential for efficient processing of 16S rRNA) translates to MEQSPRSTRRDEPEMVAVGSVLRAHGLRGEVLVLPDSENPARFRSGSELFVRDGGRLRRLEVESSRSHRGRELVQFVDVRDRDGAEGLRGALLEAPEESVPAAEEGTFYYFQLVGCRVVDRALGDLGEVTEVVEDGGGVLLSVTRPPGGDGGREVLIPFAHRLLPEINVEERLIRSDLPPGLLEACGSTS, encoded by the coding sequence ATGGAACAGTCGCCGCGGTCGACTCGTCGCGACGAGCCGGAAATGGTTGCCGTTGGCTCGGTGCTGCGGGCCCACGGGCTGCGCGGCGAAGTGCTGGTCCTGCCCGACAGCGAGAACCCGGCCCGCTTCCGGAGCGGTTCTGAGCTCTTCGTGCGGGACGGGGGCCGCCTGCGGCGGCTGGAGGTCGAGTCGAGTCGGTCGCATCGAGGCCGGGAACTGGTCCAGTTCGTGGACGTGCGGGACCGCGATGGGGCGGAGGGGCTCCGCGGCGCGCTGCTCGAGGCTCCCGAGGAGAGTGTGCCGGCGGCGGAAGAGGGCACGTTCTACTACTTCCAGCTCGTCGGCTGCCGGGTCGTCGACAGGGCGCTGGGCGATCTGGGCGAGGTCACGGAGGTCGTCGAGGACGGCGGCGGCGTGCTGCTCTCGGTGACGCGACCGCCCGGTGGTGACGGCGGCCGCGAGGTACTGATCCCGTTCGCCCACCGGTTGCTGCCGGAGATCAACGTCGAGGAGCGCCTGATACGGAGCGACCTGCCGCCGGGTCTCCTGGAAGCATGCGGATCGACGTCATAA
- a CDS encoding KH domain-containing protein produces the protein MSEVAEQLAGVVRSIVDQPEAVRVDEIEEEDAIVLQIEVAPEELGRVIGRQGRSVRSLRALLEVRGAETGEYYEIEIVEPA, from the coding sequence GTGTCGGAGGTCGCCGAGCAGCTCGCCGGCGTCGTCCGGTCGATCGTCGATCAGCCCGAGGCGGTCCGGGTCGATGAGATCGAGGAGGAAGACGCGATCGTCCTGCAGATCGAGGTCGCGCCGGAGGAACTCGGGCGGGTGATCGGTCGCCAGGGACGGAGCGTCAGGTCCCTGCGCGCGCTGCTCGAGGTGCGCGGGGCCGAGACCGGCGAGTACTACGAAATAGAGATCGTCGAACCGGCCTGA
- the rpsP gene encoding 30S ribosomal protein S16, whose amino-acid sequence MVKIRLRRMGSRHRPFYRVVVSDSRKVPSSRVIEELGHYDPRKDPAVIRLKTHRIDHWVSRGAQVTDTVRGLVRRAAAAAES is encoded by the coding sequence ATGGTGAAGATAAGACTCCGGCGCATGGGTTCGCGCCATCGACCCTTCTACCGCGTCGTCGTGTCCGACAGCCGCAAGGTGCCGTCGTCGCGGGTGATCGAGGAGCTCGGGCACTACGACCCGCGCAAGGACCCGGCGGTGATCCGCCTGAAGACGCATCGCATCGACCACTGGGTCTCGCGCGGGGCGCAGGTGACGGACACCGTTCGGGGTCTGGTACGCCGGGCGGCTGCCGCGGCGGAATCCTAG
- a CDS encoding regulatory protein RecX, producing the protein MRKSRSKRERNPRSAYDRGLDLLARRMHFAAELRMKLARRGYPDVEIEGAMERLTAGGFLNEQEAANMLVRSLQRRGYGRRRLELDLRRRGADPSAAGAALEHVGDEDELERAGSVAARWRSSHPSRDAAALARHLERRGFAPRTIGAVLFDSADDAAGEARVRSHNSC; encoded by the coding sequence GTGCGGAAGTCCAGATCGAAACGGGAGCGGAACCCCAGGTCGGCCTACGACAGGGGACTGGACCTGCTCGCGCGGCGGATGCACTTCGCAGCCGAACTGCGGATGAAGCTTGCCCGCCGCGGCTATCCGGACGTGGAAATCGAAGGAGCGATGGAACGTCTGACCGCGGGCGGCTTCCTGAACGAGCAGGAGGCCGCCAACATGCTCGTGCGCTCGCTTCAGCGCCGCGGCTACGGCCGGCGGCGGCTCGAACTCGACCTGAGGCGGCGGGGGGCCGACCCTTCGGCGGCCGGTGCCGCCCTCGAGCACGTGGGCGACGAGGACGAACTGGAGCGGGCGGGGTCGGTGGCCGCGCGCTGGCGCTCGTCCCATCCGTCGCGCGACGCCGCCGCCCTGGCCCGGCACCTCGAGCGTCGCGGCTTCGCTCCCCGTACTATTGGCGCCGTCCTGTTCGACTCGGCCGATGACGCGGCCGGGGAGGCACGGGTGCGGAGTCACAACTCATGTTGA
- the pgsA gene encoding CDP-diacylglycerol--glycerol-3-phosphate 3-phosphatidyltransferase: protein MNLPNALTLSRILIVPLLVVVLLTNIDGWEFYGLGLFLIASLTDFLDGFLARRRKQVTALGKLLDPAADKILTSAAFIALVGLGLAPAWMVVVVIAREFAVSSLRSLAAAQNVVLAASFAGKVKTTTQIVAISLLIISGQLGALNLLAPLSLWVALAATVYSGVEYFVRNGRTVLMAFGDRS, encoded by the coding sequence CTGAACCTGCCGAACGCGTTGACGCTCAGCCGCATCCTGATCGTCCCGCTGCTGGTCGTGGTCCTGTTGACGAACATCGACGGCTGGGAGTTCTACGGTCTGGGCCTGTTCCTGATCGCGTCGCTGACGGACTTCCTGGACGGGTTCCTCGCGCGGCGCCGCAAGCAGGTGACCGCGCTGGGCAAGCTGCTCGACCCGGCGGCGGACAAGATCCTGACGTCGGCCGCGTTCATCGCGCTCGTAGGCCTCGGTCTGGCGCCGGCGTGGATGGTGGTCGTCGTCATCGCGAGGGAGTTCGCGGTCTCGTCGCTGCGGTCGCTCGCCGCGGCGCAGAACGTCGTGCTTGCGGCGAGCTTTGCCGGCAAGGTCAAGACGACGACCCAGATCGTCGCCATCTCGCTGCTGATCATCTCGGGCCAGTTGGGCGCCCTGAACCTGCTGGCGCCGCTCTCGCTGTGGGTGGCCCTGGCCGCGACGGTCTACTCCGGCGTCGAGTACTTCGTGCGCAACGGCCGCACCGTGCTGATGGCCTTCGGCGACCGATCTTGA
- the ffh gene encoding signal recognition particle protein yields MFEGLKDKLEGVFQSLRSEGRVSEDDVRRAVRQIRLALLEADVHVRVVRSFVARVQEQALGDRVLKSLTPDQHMVRIVRGELVAVLGEPGSELQLEGRPAVVVLCGLQGSGKTTTAGKLALRLRGQGRNPVLAAADLRRAAAVEQLRQVGEAADTTVLEPQAGEKLEAFADRALGAAREGGFDTLIIDTAGRLHVDAEEMAALRALVDRVDPCETLFVCDAMTGQDAVRSASAFADGVPLTGAVMTKLDGDARGGAALSLRGVTEVPLRFVGVGEQLDDLEPFAPDRLASRILGMGDVLSLIEKAERVVDREETERLAERIARQEFTLEDLRDQLRQLRRMGPLTQLLELLPGQFRGANMADAASESRLVAVTALIDSMTPRERRNPAILNASRRRRIARGSGRTVQELNQLIKQYRQMRKLMKRTRGKWMQGIRGM; encoded by the coding sequence ATGTTCGAAGGTCTCAAGGACAAGCTCGAGGGGGTCTTCCAGTCCCTGCGCTCGGAGGGCCGCGTCTCCGAGGACGACGTTCGGCGCGCCGTGCGCCAGATCCGCCTCGCCCTGCTCGAGGCCGACGTTCACGTCCGGGTCGTGCGTTCCTTTGTCGCGCGGGTGCAGGAACAGGCGCTGGGAGATCGGGTGCTGAAGAGTCTGACCCCCGATCAGCACATGGTCCGTATCGTGCGGGGCGAGCTGGTCGCCGTGCTCGGGGAGCCGGGGAGCGAGCTCCAGCTCGAGGGGCGTCCGGCCGTGGTCGTGCTCTGCGGCCTGCAGGGCTCCGGCAAGACGACGACCGCGGGCAAGCTGGCCCTGCGGCTGCGAGGCCAGGGCCGGAACCCGGTTCTGGCCGCTGCGGACCTGCGGCGGGCGGCGGCGGTGGAGCAGCTCAGGCAGGTCGGCGAAGCGGCGGACACGACGGTGCTGGAGCCGCAGGCTGGGGAGAAGCTGGAGGCGTTTGCCGATCGGGCGCTCGGCGCGGCGCGCGAGGGCGGTTTCGACACGCTGATCATCGACACGGCGGGCAGGCTCCACGTGGATGCGGAAGAGATGGCGGCGCTGCGGGCTCTGGTGGACCGCGTCGACCCCTGCGAGACCCTGTTCGTCTGCGACGCGATGACCGGCCAGGACGCGGTGAGGAGCGCTTCCGCCTTCGCGGACGGGGTGCCGCTCACGGGCGCGGTGATGACGAAGCTCGACGGCGACGCCCGCGGCGGCGCCGCGCTGTCGCTTCGGGGCGTCACCGAGGTCCCGCTGCGGTTCGTCGGCGTCGGTGAGCAACTCGACGACCTCGAGCCCTTCGCGCCCGACCGGCTCGCGTCCCGCATCCTCGGCATGGGCGATGTGCTCTCCCTGATCGAGAAGGCCGAGCGGGTGGTCGACCGGGAAGAAACGGAGCGCCTCGCGGAGCGCATCGCGCGCCAGGAGTTCACCCTCGAGGATCTGCGCGACCAGTTGCGGCAGTTGCGTCGTATGGGGCCTCTGACTCAACTCCTCGAGCTGCTGCCTGGGCAGTTCCGCGGCGCGAACATGGCCGACGCTGCCTCTGAGAGCCGGCTGGTCGCGGTCACCGCCCTGATCGACTCGATGACACCGCGGGAACGGCGGAACCCGGCGATCCTCAACGCCAGCCGGCGCCGGCGCATCGCCCGCGGCTCCGGTCGCACCGTCCAGGAACTAAACCAGTTGATCAAGCAGTACCGGCAGATGAGGAAGCTGATGAAGCGCACCCGCGGCAAGTGGATGCAGGGGATCCGGGGGATGTAG